TCCTTCTTGTCGATGAGCCTCATTATGCCCTGCCTGTGCGCCTCAGGGACCATCTTCAGCATGGATCTTATCAGTCCCAGATAACCGATGTGGATATCCCCTCTGATCCCAACCGCTCTTAGGGTCTCATCAGCCATCGCTATGACCTCTGCCTCGGAGTCGGAGCGCCTCCCGCCGATGAGCTCGCAGCCGAGCTGCCAGAACTCCCTGAACCTGCCCTTCTGCGGCCTCTCGTACCTGAAGCAGTTGGCGAAGTAGTAGAGCCTCAGTGGCTTTGGAGCGCTGTGGAGCTCGCTGACGTACATCCTCATCACAGGCGCTGTGAGCTCCGGCCTGAGGGCGATATCCCTGCCGCCCTTGTCCCTGAAGCTGTATATCTCCTCTATGACCCCCTCACCTGATTTGAGCGTGAAGAGCTCCAGATGTTCGAAAGTCGGGGTCGCGACCTCGCGGTAGCCCCATCTCTCCATCACATCGATCATTTTCTCCCTGACTGCACGCCTTCTGTGGGCCTCCTCAGGCGGGAAGTCCCTGGTTCCTCTGGGTCTCTGGATCATCACCCACGAATTCGCAAAAATGCCTTTATATCTTGCGGCTATACTGTGGATGAATGCTCCGCCTGATCGGCTGGTCTCTGATACTGATTGGGATCTTCGTCACAATCATGTCGCTCCTCTCCATCGATCTCGGAGAAAGCGAGTTCGGGGGAGTGATCCTCATAGGCCCGATACCGATCGTCTTCGGCTCCACGCCGAGCATGGCGTTTGCAGCCATGATTCTCGCGATAGCGCTCATGCTGATCTCGATAGCGCTCTGGAGGAGATAGACTTGCTGCTTCTTGGGATCCTCATGATCGTCTCTGGAATCATGCTTCTGATGGTGGAGAGCATGATGCGTGAGCGTAGATATGATACTGAGAAGACAGAGATGCCTGCAGACCGCAGGGGAGAGATCCGGGGCGGAGCGGTTGTCATGATCGGACCTCTACCAGTGGTGATAGGCTCGGATCAGAGAATGGCTGCAATGCTCATGGCCCTGGCCATCGCCCTCATGGCCCTCTGGCTGGTATCAGCGTATCTGGGAGACCTCAAACCATAAAGTTCTCATCTCAGGCGTGATGTGGATGCGATCTCCTGGGAGAGTATCGATGAGATCAGGTTTTGCATAGTGCGAAATTGTACGATCTTGTTTTGGAATATCCTACAGATCGGAGACCGCATAAAGGCTAAATAGAGCATCACCAAATGGTCCAGAGCTGCTTTACTGGAGGACTGGGTGTGATCGTCGAGGTTCCAGGACAGTACAACCCCAAGAATGTCGAGGATGAGGTCAGAGAGCTCTGGCATAGAGAGGATACCTACCACAAGGTCAGGAGACTGAGGTCAGGTGGAAGGCGGTTCTTCTTCGTCGATGGCCCGCCGTACACGACCGGCAGGATTCACCTCGGCACAGCCTGGAACAAGGTGATCAAGGACTCCATTCTAAGATACATGTCCATGAGGGGACATGAGCTCAAGGACCGGGCCGGATGGGACATGCACGGACTACCCATAGAGGTCAAGGTCGAGGAGCACCTCGGATTCGGGAGCAAGAGGGACATCGAGACATACGGAGTGGACAGGTTCATCGAGCAGTGCAAGAGCTTCGCATTGAGACAGAAGGATGAGATGACGGAGCAGTTCAAGTCCCTCGGGGTATGGCTCGACTGGGACAACCCGTACATGACGCTCAAGAACGAGTACATCGAGGCGGCATGGTGGACTCTGAAGAGAGCACATGAGAGGGGACTGCTCGAAAGAGGTTTGAGGGTGGTGAACTGGTGCCCGAGGTGCCAGACCGCCATCGCCGACTCCGAGGTCGAGTACTGGGATGAGAGAGACCCCTCGATATACGTCAAGTTCCCTGTGGAGGGAGAGGAGAACACATACATCGTGATATGGACGACAACACCCTGGACGATTCCAGCGAACGTTGCTGTCGCTGTTCATAAGGACTTCATGTACTCAAAGGTCAGGGCATGGCGCAGGGATGGCACATATGATATTCTCATAATGGCAACTGATCTCATAGAGAATGTCCTGAAGCAGGGGAGGTACGTGGATTATGAGATACTCGAGAGCATGCGGGGAGAGGACCTGCTCTCGCTGACCTACAGAAACCCGCTAGAGGATCTGGTCCCACCTCAGAGGGATTTCGTCCATGGAGTTCATCTTGCTGATTTTGTAACCGCTGAGAACACGGGAATCGTGCACATAGCCCCGGGCCACGGCCTCGAGGATTACGAGCTCGGCCTCGAGAAGAAACTCCCGATATTCTGTCCTGTCGGGGAGGACGGGAGATACACATCAGAGGCAGGCGAGAAGTATGAGGGGAAGTACGTGAGGGACGCGAACCCAGAGGTAGTGGAGGATCTCATGGAGAGGGGCGCGCTCCTTGCGAGTGGGGAGCTGGTGCATCGATACGGCCACTGCTGGAGGTGCAAGACGCCGATAATATTCATAGCCACAAGGCAGTGGTTCATCAGGATATCTGATCTGAGGGAGCAGATGCTACAGGAGATCGAGAGGGTCTCCTGGTATCCGGAGTGGGCAGGGTCTGCGAGATTCAGGGACTGGATATCGAACGCCCGCGACTGGTGCATATCCAGGCAGCGGTACTGGGGAATTCCCCTGCCGATCTGGATCTGCAGGAGCTGCGGCTCCATGGATGTCATCGGCACAGCCGCGGAGCTTGAGATGAGGGCTGGCCGGAGTGTGGAGGATCTGCACCGGCCCGCAGTGGACGATGTGAAGCTGAGATGCAGCTGCGGAGGCGAGATGGAGAGGGTGCCGGATGTCTTCGATGTGTGGTTCGACAGCGCTGTCGCCTCGTGGGCAACGCTGAACTTCCCGAGAGAGGAGAGGGATTTCGATATCTGGTGGCCTGCTGACTTCATAACAGAGGGGCATGACCAGACCAGAGGCTGGTTCTACTCGCAGCTCGGCGCGAGCATGGTTGCATTCGGCAGGGCCCCGTACAAGAGCGTGTTGATGCACGGGTTCACCCTCGACGAGCAGGGCAGGAAGATGTCAAAGAGCATAGGGAATGTTGTGCATCCAGAGGATGTCGT
The nucleotide sequence above comes from Methanothrix sp.. Encoded proteins:
- the ileS gene encoding isoleucine--tRNA ligase translates to MIVEVPGQYNPKNVEDEVRELWHREDTYHKVRRLRSGGRRFFFVDGPPYTTGRIHLGTAWNKVIKDSILRYMSMRGHELKDRAGWDMHGLPIEVKVEEHLGFGSKRDIETYGVDRFIEQCKSFALRQKDEMTEQFKSLGVWLDWDNPYMTLKNEYIEAAWWTLKRAHERGLLERGLRVVNWCPRCQTAIADSEVEYWDERDPSIYVKFPVEGEENTYIVIWTTTPWTIPANVAVAVHKDFMYSKVRAWRRDGTYDILIMATDLIENVLKQGRYVDYEILESMRGEDLLSLTYRNPLEDLVPPQRDFVHGVHLADFVTAENTGIVHIAPGHGLEDYELGLEKKLPIFCPVGEDGRYTSEAGEKYEGKYVRDANPEVVEDLMERGALLASGELVHRYGHCWRCKTPIIFIATRQWFIRISDLREQMLQEIERVSWYPEWAGSARFRDWISNARDWCISRQRYWGIPLPIWICRSCGSMDVIGTAAELEMRAGRSVEDLHRPAVDDVKLRCSCGGEMERVPDVFDVWFDSAVASWATLNFPREERDFDIWWPADFITEGHDQTRGWFYSQLGASMVAFGRAPYKSVLMHGFTLDEQGRKMSKSIGNVVHPEDVVGRYGADTLRFYVLSSNAPWEDLHFSWEGAMNVNRMLNILWNAYRFPLPYMILDRFDISKADTSRYNLRPEDRWIISRVNSLAKEIEENMAGYMLHRVTRSLQNFILEDLSRWYIQLVRPRTWIETDDPDKLAAYATLYSVMSTLVKLMAPFTPFLAESIYQNLVRGLDPGALESVHMCDWPGYREDLIDKRLEESMSYVREISEAVSNARQKGGRKLRWPVSRIIISSDEQLDLRDLVHVLRTQTNSKDVIVLPPGEKPEMNLEVSVVQKKIGPVFKGESKDVVEALTSMDPREVKRIIDGGEPLEWKGRSYTITSEMVEFREIPPANLIPAEFSKGIVYVDITLTDELKAEGYAREIIRRIQDMRKDLDLKVDEMIRVSVALDSSEVLGLVSSWKDHISSEVRATLLRMGNDLDIEGELTKDWEVDGVNIRVSVARA
- a CDS encoding DUF131 domain-containing protein, which codes for MLRLIGWSLILIGIFVTIMSLLSIDLGESEFGGVILIGPIPIVFGSTPSMAFAAMILAIALMLISIALWRR
- a CDS encoding DUF131 domain-containing protein; its protein translation is MLLLGILMIVSGIMLLMVESMMRERRYDTEKTEMPADRRGEIRGGAVVMIGPLPVVIGSDQRMAAMLMALAIALMALWLVSAYLGDLKP